In the Primulina huaijiensis isolate GDHJ02 unplaced genomic scaffold, ASM1229523v2 scaffold43093, whole genome shotgun sequence genome, TCATTATTCTCTGCTTTAATGGCCTCAAACTGTTTCTTCAAGACATTGTAATCCTTCTCCAGTTGCTTAGTTTTCAATCGGGCCCTCCTGTTTTGAAACCATATAGCGATCTGCCTGGGCTTAAGCCCCAGCGCCCGAGCGAGCTGCATTTTCCTCTCGGGCTCCAGTTTGTTTCTCGACTCGAAGCTCTTCTCCAGGGCCTTCACCTGGTCCAGGCTCAGCCTCCTCTTCTTCATTTCTCCAAGCGACAGCGATTCGTCGTCCGACATGTCATCATCCGGCTGCAATTCCTCGACCCGATCCGTCCCGGGATATGAGATGGATGTCCTCATCATGTACTGTGCAACACCTACAAAAATTTTTGACAAGATTTAGCAATGAAATTTGAGTTTCAGTTCACCAAAAAATCGCCACAAAGCAAGTACCGTGGTACTGATCTTGAGGAGCAAAAGATGACGATGAGGCCAAATGGCTATCTTCATGGTTCCCAAACATGGATCAAAACCAAGAAAATCACACCTTTTGTGCGTGTTCGTGTGTGAAagttgaatatataatttgagaaTCAAAACTTTCTTAGTTTATAAGGAGAGATTTTGAAGTGGGAACATGGGTAGCCAGCGATAATATCTGTTGATACAAAGGGGGAGAGAGAGAAACGTGAACTGTTAATAATTTAATTctcaaaatatgtttatttgcataatgaaattataattatcataataataatattttaattgtttgcattattataattaaaacgTCATTATCAAAGatactgttgcatgtgatttcgGATTATGCCCTTATTTTAACACTAAATAGTACATATAATGTGAAATCATGGTTGCAAATTTATAAGGGAGTGTTTGGTCTCTTTTATTCTTGGTGTATGCGTTTTTGTAAGTttacttttccttttctttctcATATTTTTTGATCCGATCATGTTGCATTTGGATCgatgtatttaaaaaatatatatggatTTTGGATTCTCAATTAAAAATATGTTGTGTGTGTTTGGGTAAATAATTTACTTAGATATTTTAAGCTCCATATTTTACTCTATTATATTTCTGTATATATTATGTTAGAATATTTTTCtaagagtagatctcttgtgagacggtctcatgaatctttatctgtgagacgggtcaaccctaccgatattcacaataaaaagtaatacccttaacataaaaagtaatactttttcatggatgacccaaataagatatacgtctcacaaaatacgacccgtgataccgtctcacacaagtttttgccttttttaaTCTTCTTTGTATCAACTGGAAGAAATGTAATTTGTATGTCTTGTATTTCGAACAATGTTATCGATCAATTTACGGTCTTAATCTACTAATTTGaacttttttcaattttagtcatttttcttcAGAGTGATGATTAAATTTTCTGATGTATCCATTATCACTTCGAAACtctgactaaaattgaaaaaaaaaagtgtcgGCGGATTAAGTCATTGAACTGACCGATAAtagatcaaaaataaaaaatgtatacgTTACACgaccaaaaaatataattttcgcTTGCGCGTTAATAATTTATTAGAACAAAAAACCTTGTACACGAAGGCATTGTTCGGCTGAAGACAGAAAATTGTAAAATCCAAGTTTTAGGACATATTCATCGACACACAAAGATCATTCCTCAAGAGAGAAAACCCTAAGAAAATTGGGTGAGGCCTAACGGAGTTAAAATGGGAATAAAGGAATGTGGACTGACTTAATGTTAACCATCCATGTCTCTATCACATGAATTATTCTTATATTATGTTAATGTTTCTCAAACTATGGTTTAAATTGATTTATcctttttttgttaaattttcatttacaaAAGTTGGCTTGATTCAAAGAATCTAATCAGTATTGTCTAAGGATTAAATTTCTCATTCGTAGAATTGGAACGGATTTGCGTTTATCAACAATATATACTCTTTTCGAGTATTATTTTGACCATAGTTTTTATATACACCATTCTATATGGTATTTTCACTTTCTATACACAATGAAGACATGTGAATTAAAATGTATGGAAAGATTAGGGAGAAAAAAAATGTAGTTTTGATTTTGTATATTTACGTTTTcgagattttgattatttatttttaaaaatccagtTTTAGCTGATATCTTTTTTTAATTACGATTTTGATCTTTTTCTGATGTGGATTCGATATGAACCACTACATCaacttttttaataaaaaaaatgattaaaataccaaaaatcgaaaaatacaTTACTAAATACTTGTTATGCCAACTTAGAATAGCATCAAATTTGGTTTAAAAATGGGCTAAAATAGAATATGATCCTCTAATTCATGTAAGTGGTGGCATGCATTTTGTGTAAACGAAAACTGTCAGTTTATGTTGTGTAAACGAAAACAATCAGTTTATGTTATATCTGGAATACGCTCTTCTTATGTTTTAGTATAAcatgttgaaaataaaatatacataacTTATCAAATGATCAGTTAAACATAGTACATTAAAACATATGAGATTGTTATTTCAGACATAGCATAAACTCAAGTTTCTAGAATGTGGATTAA is a window encoding:
- the LOC140969934 gene encoding homeobox-leucine zipper protein HAT7-like gives rise to the protein MFGNHEDSHLASSSSFAPQDQYHGVAQYMMRTSISYPGTDRVEELQPDDDMSDDESLSLGEMKKRRLSLDQVKALEKSFESRNKLEPERKMQLARALGLKPRQIAIWFQNRRARLKTKQLEKDYNVLKKQFEAIKAENNDLKSQNKKLQAQLLALKNGDAIGSGLGNLNKHNEKSWGHGSENSFDHVNLTMTPNDSTLYPCTGNRNAVVLASSNVVPPSGSLTQVLLHSISRQDHDPHHIPDPAATPNEGFCNVFGSIDENPEFWPWPEQQNLPH